GCCGTCGGGATCGCTCCTCCACACGCTCATCCTCTACACCATGCTCATGGGTTTCGTCTATGTGCTCAATCAGATAACCGACGTGGAGAGCGATACGGTCAACGAGAAGCTCTATCTGGTGGCTGAGGGACATGTCAGCCGTTCGATCCTGATGGCCGAGATGTCGCTTCTGATCCTGATCAGCGGAGTGATGGCGACGGCGCGATACGGATTGAAGTCCATCTATATCTGCCTTTGGGGTTTCTCCCTTCTGATGGGTGTTCTCTACTCGGTGAGACCCTTCAGGTTCAAAGGGAGACCGTTTCTGGACCTCATCTCGAACGCCTTCGGCTACGGATGTATCGCCTTCGGCATGGGATGGGTTTCAGCTTCGGGATACTCCGGCGGGATGTGGCTCAAAAGCCTGCCCTATTTCCTCTGCGTCGGAAGCACGTTCGTGAACACCACCCTGCTGGATATCAAGGGCGATCAGGCGGTGGGCGATAGGACAACGGGGGTGGTGCTGGGTTTGAGGAGATCATGCTGGCTGAGCCTCTCCCTCCTCCTTGCCGCCCTGATCTCGGCGCTGTGGCTGAGGGATTTAATCTCCGCCTCGGCCTCCATCATATCCGGGCCTTTTTTCATCAGGATGGCCCTAAACCCGGGGCCATCGAGCATCTCCTCGGCCACGAAATTCGGCATAACGTCGCTTTCGATGATCGTCGGCATCTTCGTCCCGATGTATATCGTTTGGCTTCTCGCTATCTTGCTCCTCGTCAGATGGTATTATCGCGGGAGATTCGGAATCAGGTATCCGTGATTCGCCATGTTATTTCTGGGTGCTCTGATCTTAATATATACAGGGTTTTATCTGATGGTGACCTTCTTCCTATTCGTGGGCGTCCTGCTCGCCGGTCGGACATCCAGCGAGGGAACCCCCTCGGTCTCTATCCTCATCCCGGCCAGAAACGAGGAGGGTAAGATCGAGGACTGCCTGAAGGCGGTGTTGTCTCAGGATTATCCTGGAGATCTGATGGAGGTCATCATCGTAGACGATAGATCCATCGATGGAACGGCTCGGATCGTCTCGGACATTGCCTCAAAGGATAAGAGATTGAAGCTGGTGAAGATCTCCTATAAACCCCCGGAGCTGACCGGCAAGCAAAACGCCCTTGATGAAGGTCTGAAGTTCTGCGAGGGCGAGATAATCCTGAATACCGACGCTGACTGTGTGGTGTCTCCCGGTTGGGCCCGAAGTATGGTGAGATATTTCGGAAATGGGGTGGGGATGGTGATGGGGTTTACGCTCATCCGATCGACCGAAGTCTCAATCGGTGGTATGATCTACTCCCTGGACATGCTTTTCCTCCTGAACGCAGCGGCGGGGGCTGTCGGTTTGGGCGTCCCGGTAAGCTGTATCGGAAATAACATAGCCTATCGTTCCGACCTGATCAGGGAGATCGGCAGTTTTAAGGGGTTGGGGAAAACCGTCACCGAGGACGCCGAGCTGATACAGGCGGTAAGACGTCGGACGAACTGGAAGGTTGAGGTGGCATACAACCCCGAGGCGATCGTCTACACATCGCCCGTCAGTGGGGCACGTGACTTCCTGAGTCAGAGGGCCCGATGGCTGATAGGCGGATTTGAAACCAGGGCCTGGACGGTCATGCCCCTCGTGCCGATCCTGATCCTTCATCTCTCCCTCGTGGTGGGCTTTATCCTCTCGATGCTGTGGAAGCCGTTGTTCTGGATATCCTCAGCGGCTTTTTGCGCTAAGTTTCTGGCGGACCTGATACTAACGATCCCAGGTGCCTTAAGGCTTGGAAAGCAAAAATTGCTCCTTCTGATGCCGATTTACGAGGTTATCGTCCTCATATATCCCATTCTGGTCATGATATATGCCATGGTGATCAGGGAGATACGCTGGAAAGGGGAGGCCTATCAGAAATGATGAGGGATTTCTTCTTCTGGACATGCCTTGTGCCCCTTTTCTATATCCTGATCAGGAGGTTCCTCCTCACATACGCGGAGATACATTACTCCTTCAAAAAGGGATTGAGCTTCATACACAGGAGAAGACCCGAGGTTCTGGCCGATGCCCCGTGGAGGGTGAAAAAAGGAGAAAAGGTCCCGATTTTATGGGTCGTTAAGGATGCAGATCTGTTCCCTATCGAGATGCTTCGGATCTACGCCGTGGTTAGCTCGAGTGGGAGGAGATCAAGGATCGATCTCCTCAACGGGAGGAGGAAGATATCGGATAGGCTGACGTTCAACGTCGAAATGGTGGAACTCCCGAAATGGGCCGGTGGAAAGGTGAAGCTGGACGTGCATTTCATCTATCGTCAGAACGGCTTCATAAGAAGGGTGAAAAACGACAACCTTCCGGGGATATCCCATGACGGATTCGACATCTACGTCTCGGAATATGACCTGCCGAAACCTGAGGGTTGGTATTACGGCGACGTACATTATCATTCGGATAAGACCGATGATCAGGTGGAGTTCGGGGCGCCCATCTGGGTGGCCAAGGTGATGGCCAAGGCGGTGGGATTGAACTGGTTCGCCGTGACCGACCATTCATACGATCTGGATATACCTCCCGGTGAGATGTTCGGGCTGGACGAAAGCCTTGGCAGATGGAGAAGATTGATCGAGGAGGTGGAGGAGATAAACGGCCTGGACGACGATTTCGCCGTCCTCTTAGGCGAGGAGATCTCATGCGGCAACTCGCTCGATCAAAACATACATCTGCTCGCCTTTCGATCACGCTCCTTTATCCCCGGCAGAGGGGACGGCGGCAAGCGCGGGATAAACTTCCGCAACCATCCCGATCTGCCACTTGAGAAGGTGCTATCGCTGTTGAGGGAAAGCGGGGGATACGCATATGCCGCTCATCCCCATGAGGGAAGCACCTTCCTCAGCCGTCTCGTCCTCAATAGAGGTCATTGGAGGGATGAGGATCTAACCCAGGAGGGATGCTATGGAATGCAACTGTGGAACGGATGTTCTAAGATAGGTCTGGAGATAAGCTACAGGCATTGGATCAAGCTTTTGCTTTCGGGATACAGGCTCTACGTGATCGCAGGTAGCGATGCACATGGAGATTTCAACAGGTTCAGGCGGGTCACCTATCCGTTCTTCTGGGTCGCCGAGAAACGGGGAAGCTCCTTCGGCAGACCGCGGACCTGTCTCCTCACGCGGGAGAAGATCAGGGAGGAAAACGTCCATAGCGCTTTGAAGGAGGGAAGATGTATCGTCACCGACGGACCGTTCGGAACGATATTC
This Candidatus Poribacteria bacterium DNA region includes the following protein-coding sequences:
- a CDS encoding UbiA family prenyltransferase — protein: MLDYLMVLRPTLMIPVWTMVLAGYLRGSSTEIIPGFILMPSGSLLHTLILYTMLMGFVYVLNQITDVESDTVNEKLYLVAEGHVSRSILMAEMSLLILISGVMATARYGLKSIYICLWGFSLLMGVLYSVRPFRFKGRPFLDLISNAFGYGCIAFGMGWVSASGYSGGMWLKSLPYFLCVGSTFVNTTLLDIKGDQAVGDRTTGVVLGLRRSCWLSLSLLLAALISALWLRDLISASASIISGPFFIRMALNPGPSSISSATKFGITSLSMIVGIFVPMYIVWLLAILLLVRWYYRGRFGIRYP
- a CDS encoding glycosyltransferase, which produces MLFLGALILIYTGFYLMVTFFLFVGVLLAGRTSSEGTPSVSILIPARNEEGKIEDCLKAVLSQDYPGDLMEVIIVDDRSIDGTARIVSDIASKDKRLKLVKISYKPPELTGKQNALDEGLKFCEGEIILNTDADCVVSPGWARSMVRYFGNGVGMVMGFTLIRSTEVSIGGMIYSLDMLFLLNAAAGAVGLGVPVSCIGNNIAYRSDLIREIGSFKGLGKTVTEDAELIQAVRRRTNWKVEVAYNPEAIVYTSPVSGARDFLSQRARWLIGGFETRAWTVMPLVPILILHLSLVVGFILSMLWKPLFWISSAAFCAKFLADLILTIPGALRLGKQKLLLLMPIYEVIVLIYPILVMIYAMVIREIRWKGEAYQK
- a CDS encoding CehA/McbA family metallohydrolase; this encodes MMRDFFFWTCLVPLFYILIRRFLLTYAEIHYSFKKGLSFIHRRRPEVLADAPWRVKKGEKVPILWVVKDADLFPIEMLRIYAVVSSSGRRSRIDLLNGRRKISDRLTFNVEMVELPKWAGGKVKLDVHFIYRQNGFIRRVKNDNLPGISHDGFDIYVSEYDLPKPEGWYYGDVHYHSDKTDDQVEFGAPIWVAKVMAKAVGLNWFAVTDHSYDLDIPPGEMFGLDESLGRWRRLIEEVEEINGLDDDFAVLLGEEISCGNSLDQNIHLLAFRSRSFIPGRGDGGKRGINFRNHPDLPLEKVLSLLRESGGYAYAAHPHEGSTFLSRLVLNRGHWRDEDLTQEGCYGMQLWNGCSKIGLEISYRHWIKLLLSGYRLYVIAGSDAHGDFNRFRRVTYPFFWVAEKRGSSFGRPRTCLLTREKIREENVHSALKEGRCIVTDGPFGTIFAEDETGRRTAVGGSVRAGRVKIEAICLSTPEFGRLKRARLIAGDLGRKMEVTLSRLRTSSFEEHFSCRTKIPDRSYLRLEVISEKGRCLTNPIWVVP